AGAGGTGGGATTTTCTATGAGTCAGACCAGTCTAGAGGTGGAGTGGCCTCCTCAGGCTTTTTCAGCAGCGTGTTCATTTCCTCTCAATGCCTGTACAACTGTGTTTACTGCTGAGAGGTCTGATCCAGAGCTGTGACCATTAACTGCCTGTACAGtactgattgtgtgtgtttgtggttgtaacAGGCCTGTGGTAGAGAAGAAGACTGCTGCAGAGAGCTGTGGGGCAGTGTGTTTGCCAGATACTCAGCCCTCTGGCTTCCCTTCCTGCTCACACTCCCAAAGCCCCCACACCCAGAAGGCCAAGGCACTGGATGCCCACCTTCCCagcctgaagaggaggaggctcaGTGAGTATCAATATAAAGGAAATGTTTCCATGACTTCTTCAAATCCTGAAACAGTTCACAGAGGAGAAGTTaatcattaatgtgtttttaacctCTTGTTTGGTCTTTGTGATCAGATGAACACACTGGAGCCAATGGGATACCCAGGATCTTTACTCAGTATGAATGTGAGGTGCAGAAGAGTCAGAGGAGACCAGCCAACCTGTTGGAGACAATCGACCATCACAGTGGAGGAAACGGCGATGGTGTGATGGGAGAGGAGAAGgtattgtgttttctgtgagacaCTGTGGTCTGTCCTGATTAACAGGTTTATAAGAAGAACTTACCACTCCATGGGACCGAACAATATGTGGTACGCGGATGGTTATGATAAACTTGAGCCGGTTTTGCTCTTTCAGGCTCTATCTATGGATTTTCACATAAAGTACTGTGGCTTGCATGTGGACCAACAAATAATGACCCAAGTGTGATCGCTCACTATCTTCTGTCACGTGTGCAAAACCTCGGTGTCATTCCCATGAGACAGAGGACTGATTGTGACACGGAGAACGGGACCGTGGCTGCAATTCAGTGCACCCTACGCCATCATCACGGCTACTACTCTGGAGCGTCCAGCCACATGTATGGCTCATCCACAAACAACCAGAGCATTGAGTGGTCCATATTCAGACAGGGAAGGTAAGTAGCCTTCATTAAGTAATTTCATTATGTGTAACCTTTTTTGTCATTGATTCAAACACAtgcttaacatttttttaaattattttatcgATTTCTATAGGTGTCAGTTCTGGATGGAGCTATTTGCAGACCTTAGGGATACATCAATACTTCAACGGGAGTCACGAGCATCAGTGCCTACTGAGATATTGCTTTGGTGATGTTATTCAGAAGGACTTGGAtgagtgtgtgagactgtggaACAGTCACAGGATTCACTCCTCCAGAACAGCATCATGTCCAGGAGGAGCTCTACTATTTACCACACAGGTAACACTTTGGTGATAGattgatgtttgtatttgtttttcttttatcttaaaaataaataaataaatgtacttatGTCATCTGTTTAAAAAAGGTTTGGCTCCAGAGACTGTGGATTTAAAATTGAACAGGCTGCGCTGGATGCCTTTCCTGAGGCTCGTCTGACAAGAGCTCCATGTGGGGACGCAAACATGCAGGAGTACTCGGACTTAGCCATGGAGCACAATCATTCACAGAAGCCAGAGTACTGGCAGTCTGCAACTGAACTGTATCGGAGACTAAAAGAAACTGCTCAGCTATGATTGAAGAGAGGTTTATTGTAACGGTGGAACATGTACACAAAGTTTGTCGACCACAGCTTCATTAttgtggaaaataaatgaataaaaataaagcaaatgaatgagtatttattacatttttgtattgtagagaacaaatactttttttcattctaaatCTGAAACCGTGATTCATAAACACCACATTTTGAGAATAATGGATCTAAAACaattgtcaaaaaaattcaGCATTAAAAACATGCTCACATACCTTAACATTATAAAAACCTTGTATTTACCTGTACTGTACGTACAACAAAAGccagtctgagtctgagctcTAGGGGTCATATGGCTTATAAACAGCCAAATCCTGGACTATCTGGAATTCCAAAGTCCATTTGTGACTTAAACGCACTGTATGGATCTAGGAGTGGTAAAGTTTGACCATGTATTTGCTATTGGGAATGTAGAGTCATCCAGGAACTCTATTCGTGGCAATGGTTCCAACCCAGAAGGGGGAAGTGATGTCAGCCCAGTTGCAAACATCAAAACATCTGCATTCtgctaagaaaaaaatgttcagatatACCATGGTAATGTGGTTTTCCAAGTAGttacaaaaaaattacaaaccTTCACAATCAAGGAGATAATCTGTCCAGTAGGCCAAGGTTTGACTTTCTTTTAGTCTCCTGTTACTCCCTGAAGGGCTGAGGTCAGGTTTGAAGAGTCTCTCAAGTTCAAAGCCAGTGAGTCGCTTTGCAGAGTGGCACAGGACAGAGGTCAGCAAAGAAGGGTGTTGCTGTAGTGCAGTAAGAAACTGAAGGGCTGAAAGGCCATCTTTGAATctacaaaatgaacacaaagaCTGTTTCACTGCTTATCTACAGAAAACTATGAAAGATCCCCTTCCCAACAATTACAATCCACCTAAACAAATGTACATTTGGGCTTGGTTgtgtttttaagtaaaaaaCCCATTCTTTTGATTTGCACATAGCAAGGTAAGTGTTACAAACTGCACcaatgacagaaagaaacacagtcacactgagGAATGACACAGAGGGCAGGGTGGCATGAGTACTTATAGACTGCCACAAGGCAGGGAATGGAGAGACAGACATCACATAGTCACACATCACAGTGACTGATAACATACATGCCATCAGGCATGTCAAACAAATATTTCATACATAAATGcataagaaaagaagaaaaacatattaaaaatgtGATCTTACCTGTCAATTACAGATGAATTGCGGTCAATAATATACCATCGGAGTCTGCCACGATTTCGTTCTTTCCTTCCACGGCAGCCACGTGTCTCAGACAACCTGCTGTCTGTAACATTGTGCTGTGTCATGATACATTCTTGCAGAGCATCCACCGAAGCAGCATTCTCAATCtgaaagacataaaaagagGCATAAACACCCCAGTAAATAATTGTATGTACTATATATCCTTGCCAATTTTTATTCAGTCACATACATAGCATAGTGTAACCCTACCCTATGAACAACTAATAAATGAAGCCAATTCTGTGTATGCAATATAGGAAGTAAAAATTGTCTTAAAACACTGGAGGAACtatgtaaaactgtaaaacacacagtaacttTATGCTATTGTCACCTCTCGCAAAGCTTTCACTCTTTCTTCATCAGTTATTAAATTAACTGTTGATTTGAATGGCTGGCCGGCAAGATAATGAACAAGCTCTTCAGACAGGAAATGGGGTCCTGGACCTCCATGTACAGCTGACACTACAATCATCTTTCCTGCCAGGAAGTATTCATCCTCCCAAACAGCTGTGAATGAATTCATATTgcaaaattaaaacacagaatACATTACATAGTTTAAGGTATTGAGGAAAAAGGCATAGTCCATGTGATATTTATGTTTAATTATCATTAACCAACCATTAGTATAGTACACATCTAACCCTATACATAGCATTTGCATTGTAGACCAAGAACCGATGTCCTTCTGGTCCATCAAAAATGGGCCGGTCTTTCAGGTGTTTCATTAGCAGTCGTTTTGGACCACCTGTGTCAATCACCTCCTCAAAAACACCAGCACCATCAGTAAATCTGACCAGCATGTCACAGGGTTCAGAATATGTTGTACGCTTGGAACCTCTGACTGCTCCATCCCAAACATTAGCCCTTGAGATGTCGAACCTGCTGACTCTTTTGTGATCTGTAGGAAGTGACAGGTTTCCCACAATGTCTGGTAGTGTAATGTTCAACTTGTCAAGTGAAAGTTTGTTTCAGTACATCAGGTGCTGCTACCTCTGGGTCTTCAAATAACGGGAGTGTTTTCCCTCTAAGAGGTCTTGGGAACAATGTTTATCAGTGTTTCCCATTAATTATGGAGAATGTGGTGTCCCTCCATGGTCTAATTTGTGCCACCACAGTTACATAGTGCGCCGAACATGACTACACTCTACTGCACTCTACTGTTAGCTACACTGTTGTGCCCGGTTGCTTTAGCAAAGCATCTCGTTTTGCATGAGAGCTGCTGTAATCCTGCCTAGAACACTATCTGCTCAAAATCTACGCACAAATGCCTGCGTCAAAGATATTACtaattctttttaaaacaaaaccacGTTCAGTGCTTCATGTGTTTGCCACAAAACGAGCAAAACACCACCCGATAATGAGGAGATGCTTGCTCGAAAGATTTCATTGTTTGCATAATTAATGCCTGTAAAACTGCTTGTTTTGAGAGCTTGGGTCATTCAAAAAACATTAccaaagagtaaaaagaaacagcagggCTGCCTGAAatctgcagacaaaaaaaataaaataaaatgatttagGTGTGTCAGGTGTCATATGAGAGGACCTGAAACTGTTAGAAATTATTAATAGCATATCCATGGATATACATGGATGTATGTTGATGATCCTCATACATAAAtcattaaagtttaaaatcaAAAGATATTAAGTTCACTGTGATGAGAAAAGCTGGAAATTATTATTCCCACAGTGGAAGAAAATGGGCGAACGTTTGGCATTTTAGTTGAAGTAGTTTTCTGTCGACTAACACACAGTTTCAGCTCTACTTCTCTTAAATCACTTTTATGTGCCACTTCAGGATGGATATGTTTGTACAGGGAAGACACAGACAACCACGCTAAGactgaaccaagaaaacatcaTCAAGCCTTTTCAGTAAGCAGTTTCTCTCACTTTCAGCCCAGGAGCTTTCTTCCTGTTCATCTCATCCAAGAACTGCATCTTCAGGATGACTCGAGGGTCCAATTTTGGAAGGAAGGGAAGGCCGGGAATGATGAcaccctgaccaaaggtgtCTGCAAAATCCAGACCCTCACTAGCCTGGCACAGGAATACATTAACCGACGTTCATTTATAGATGGATGCATTTGTGTAATGTTACAGCTGATTGAAACTACAACTCGTATGCAAACAGGGGGGTTCCTGTCAGACCTGCATAGATGTAATAGCAATAGAAAGTTACTGGATTGTGGGTGCAACAGAGGGATTTTGACAATAgcaaagtgaaaatgacttCCAGTAATGAAGCCAAAAACTAAACGTTTAGCCTGATGGCGACACAAGAGGAGAGGTGATGGGGACATTGAAGACATTCTGTCTTTTGGATATAAAAGATAGGTGCCATGGTAAAAAGAGTATATTCTGAAACATTTCTCCAGACTCCATGAAACCATAACAACCTCACCTTCCCTCGACACACAGCAAAGAAGGATCCCCCTTTGGATGCTGGATCGTTGACTTTGTTGTAAAATCCGTCCATAACCTAAGAACAGACAAAGAGATCAGATATTGTTACCAACTCACACCATGTCCAGCTCATGAAATACTGTGAGACCTGTAAAGGTCTGGAAACCTGGAGgtggaatgtgataattaatatgactagcaggggttgactcagaCTGACAtattcttcctcctgcagccagatctcagtaagacagaataaatcaatctgctgatccattatcaaatgatttactaacagagatttagacaagagagatctaacgtttaatagcccacatctaattgtggtgtttttatttatttcaggtttttatgaataacacctcttgcctTATTTGGTTTattcactttttgttgacggggagcagacagtctctataggataatgGGAATTGCTGGAATGGTAGGAATCATGggagggtgacagctctagagaaactgcagagaagcgtgtaggactgcaactctgcctcctggtctctaaccctaacccccatccaaagtgggatgaatgccgtctctcctaatcagaccaggttttccccaaaaagttttccagttgtctatgaaggccacgtcgtttgctggacaccatctagacagccagcgacggaatgatgacatgcggctaaacatgtcatcactggtcaaatcgggcaggacTCCAGAGAAACtacggagtccgacattgttttggcatagttacacaccgattccacattaattttagtgacctccgattggcgtaatcgggtgtcattaccgccgacgtgaataacaatcttaccaaatctatgtttatccttagccagcagttttaaatacgattcaacgtcgcccgctctagccccaggaatgcatttaactatggtcgctagAGTCtgtaacttcacatttcgctaaatggagctgccaataagcagagttttttcctcagcgggtgtgtcgctgattggggaaaatctgttagAAACGTGAAGCGGTTgctggtgaaccacgggccgttgtttcaggCTATGTTTCTTTCGGACtaccacccagccgccctggcttctcggctgctcgggagctggcGGGGAACCGCTAACAGGAGCTAAAGtagcagcaggagagagagaagctattgctaacagctaagctagcggaccagagatagagcgATTATATTATAGTGTTAAATCCCAAGGGGCCCGTGCACAACAGATGTTCAACTGAAGCAATATACGTGTGCAAGAATTCAGAGATTAACCACAGAGCTCGGCAAAGTTAATGTAGACTGATAAGCTAGGATAACTCGAAACACTCGTAaaacagtgcagaagcagcacacaggaagtgacacaatacgttaccatCACGTCAGCACGTCTCCCAGCAGCGTCTAACCCCGCCCACTCTGTGACATTATCCCAGACACACGACTGATCCTTTGATGACACTCATCATCATGGTCACTGATGTCTGACGCCATCAGTGGGTCATTGAGCTCGATCTGtaagagccaatcagagagcagtaTCAATGAACAGGTAGGACACGTGAACTGATCCTATATAAACCCAGTCAGGTGTCTGGATCAGAAGAACATGCTTCTCAACATGTGGTCCCCAGCAGACTGCTGGGGGAGGGATTCAGTAAAACACCGTTTTCATCACTTCCAGCAGAAAGACAAGGTAAACGCAGACCTCACCTGTGGGTCTGGTGTCTGCAGTggatctcacctgtcagtccGATGAGTCAGATCACACTGATCCTGGTCCTGGGTGGTCCACGTCAGGAAATCAGGTCTGTGCTTCctgctgaggtgtaaaactagaaaaagtaaataaagactttgttgcctactcacctgcttcattcactgttaaCTCTTCATCACTAACACAGTGCTGTATTAGTAAGTCCAGCAACAGGAAATTCATCTGCAATAACTGAGtaattaactaattaactaattatttaagtcatgtttcagatgttcTGAGGTTTTATCCAGGTAGATGTGACTTCGCTGTTTGtcacatgacaggaaatgaaaatcttCACCGTCTGAACTGCTGTTCAACTGTGAGACCTGTAAAGGTCTGGAAACCTGGACATAGTCTAGTGGTTTCATAGCCATGCATACAGATATTTAATTAAACCACACTCACCTCAGTGAAGGTGCCCTTTCCTTTAGGTTCAACAAACATGGGCTTTATGCTGTCAATGCGATCTGCATGTCCATTAGCCTaatgagagagaacacacacactgtggccgATATTTCAACATTCAATTCAGAAATCATTTGGAACATCTCTAAtacataaatcaataaaaatacaaCACGATGAAAGCAATATGTTTTCCTGAGAGCCACATTTCCACTTACTCTCCAGAATTCCAGGGTTTTTTCCAttaaagggaaggagggaaaaaacactCAGAGACCACGAGGAACCACACGGCTCAGGTTGGCTGAGGAGAGAACACAATAAgaaaggatcaaggatcaaggaacttctACTGTCAaaccagtacatttacatgttatggcacgaaattagtactcaagtcccagtttaagccatcaagagcaagatgtAAAGAgcgaaaatataaacataagggcaataaaaATCTAGACAACAgagcaaaatataaacatataaacaattaaataaaataaaataaggaagCCAAGATTAGCATGTGCATAAATATgcatgtgcaagtaggaggtagtAGTAGTGCAAAGAGGTAGTTCATATATTGCACCTATATGAACATGATGGCCAAGTATTGCAGATAGTGGATAGTGTTGTGGTgcaagtcagtcagtgtgtggtgaggaggggagggaggggggggtatCTACAGGGCAGGGCCagagttcagcagtcttacagcttcagggaagaagctgttcctgagcctggtggtcctgctccagATGCTCCTCAGTctcctgcctgaggggaggggttgcaAAAGTCTATGTGCGGGATGGGTGGAGTTGTTCTTGATGCAGAGGgctctccctctgcatcgtgctgtgcagtggtctgaggtggtgggcaggctgttccccacagtcctctgtgcagtctttaccaccctctgcagagccttcctctcagcagcagtgcagctgccatgccacacagtgatgcaggtgcaaAGGACGCTCTCCAGCATCCCTAGCTTTCAACAGAGCTAGGAGAAAGATATTCATATGAGGATGATGACAGAAAtaatgaagaataaaaatatttccatacaGTACACATAGTATATTGTTTGACCTTACCAACAGTTTTGCCTAAAGATGCCATGTTTTCAGGAACGTACCTGTCACAGAAGGAAAGATCAGTAGTTTTAAATTAATCATCATTGTCATTGTAAGAGTTAAACTGTTTTAATATGATAAAGTTTAAATATTACACTTCTCCAAAGGCCGAGTCCCATCAGGACATTACATGAGATGTAAGAGTAAACCCTGATGTAATAAAATAAACCCAACACATCAGATACAGTTGGTTTATTGAGAACATGGACCTTCCTGTGTGAAAGACAGCTGGACTTCAGAAAGCTCAGCAAAAGATGAGCTGAATGGTGCTATGATGACTTTTCACACCAGGACATTGAACTCCATCACAAGACAGATTACAAAAGAATGTGTACATCTGTCCAGTCAATGGACATGATTAAAAGTGTAGAAGCTTTTCTGAAGAAgagaatactgtagaacagaatGAAGAACAGGATACTGAAGAATAGAATACTgttgaatagaacagaataacAAAGACTAGAACGTAGAAGAGAATTCTAATTCAATTCATTtgaattcaattttatttatatagagtCTTCCGCAATCAAAATgatctcaaagcgctttacagagtctgcaacagccttttcaagaattttagaagtaaaggggagattggatataggtttATAGTTTGCTTAAGTGCCAGGGTCAAGAGAAGTTGttgattgctgccactcctccttctcggcctgtgcctcgaggaatgtgataattaatatgactagcaggggttgactcagaCTGACAtattcttcctcctgcagccaggtctcagtaagacagaataaatcaatctgttgatccattatcaaatgatttactaacagagatttagacaagagagatctaatgtttaatagcccacatctaattgtggtgtttttatttttttaaagtttttatgaataacacctcttgcctTATTTGGTTTattcactttttgttgacggggagcagacacagtctctataggataaagggaattgttGGAATGGTAGGAATCATGGTAGGAATCATGggagggtgacagctctagagaaactgcagagaagcgtgtaggactgc
This region of Toxotes jaculatrix isolate fToxJac2 chromosome 3, fToxJac2.pri, whole genome shotgun sequence genomic DNA includes:
- the LOC121179573 gene encoding regulator of telomere elongation helicase 1-like produces the protein MWSMTFLSSSGLQIKWPVVEKKTAAESCGAVCLPDTQPSGFPSCSHSQSPHTQKAKALDAHLPSLKRRRLNEHTGANGIPRIFTQYECEVQKSQRRPANLLETIDHHSGGNGDGVMGEEKVLCFL